The following proteins are co-located in the Hevea brasiliensis isolate MT/VB/25A 57/8 chromosome 11, ASM3005281v1, whole genome shotgun sequence genome:
- the LOC110660928 gene encoding uncharacterized protein LOC110660928 isoform X1 → MGDKNNTSGSSASSRRTDPGWAHVIQVSENNTNDLQCMYCMKVYKGGINRIKQHLAGGYKNVIRCPKCPEDVRNQMQEFIAKKREQKSIMNMERPPEFDDVEALGLDENEEEEELMQEIGSERRRQVLEVTGTSAFKKPKVLPPQSSRGPIDCYFSPRPAVLGKNMRQTTIDENSPAKKELRERACVAIARWMYDVGIAFNAVNYDSFGEMIRAIGNYGKEMKPPSFHEVRVRLLNKEVQIINDLLESHKEEWENYGCTLMCDGWTDRKGRTLINFLVNSPKGSVFIKSVDASDESKTAALLASLIEKELMEIGPEKVVQVVTDNASNNVAAGRILEANFSHLYWTPCAAHCIDLMLEDIFKIRVFKETFRKAVELTGFTYGSSGVLNMLRKFTNGVELLRPGQTRFATAFITLGRIHLQKANIRKMFTSESWTTSKWAKEVKGKKCERTVLSPAFWNHVVYALKVSGPLVRVLRLVDNEKKPAMGYIYEAMDRAKEAIANSLNGNEEKYKSIFEIIDARWSLQLHRPLHAAGYFLNPEFFYPNKMRIESDEEVNTGLLSCIHKMEKNSAKVDMILDEIEKYKAAAGTFGFPSAIRGRTTKSPAAWWKTYGSSTPNLQKFAVKVLSLTCSASGCERNWSVFEHLHSKKRNRLFQERLDNLVYVKYNRALLRRHTFGDITTPIDLANIDESNEWLLGELEKGDGDDDDDDSLVFMNDILTWGDVGRAAGVSESRYESRTAARSTPPIETPSFRRPRAMTGASSSQVDDDEEEEEFVMDVVENEDDFGNLDDE, encoded by the exons ATGGGTGATAAGAATAATACATCTGGATCTTCTGCTAGTAGTAGAAGAACGGACCCAGGATGGGCACATGTAATTCAAGTTAGTGAAAACAATACCAATGATCTTCAATGCATGTACTGTATGAAAGTTTACAAAGGAGGAATTAATAGAATCAAGCAACATCTTGCTGGAGGTTACAAAAATGTAATTCGGTGTCCAAAATGTCCAGAAGATGTAAGGAATCAAATGCAGGAATTCATTGCTAAAAAAAGAGAGCAAAAATCAATTATGAATATGGAAAGACCacctgaatttgatgatgttgaagcaCTGGGATTAGATGAAAATGAGGAAGAGGAAGAGTTGATGCAAGAAATTGGCAGTGAAAGAAGAAGGCAAGTACTGGAAGTTACAGGTACTAGTGCTTTTAAAAAACCAAAAGTTTTACCACCACAAAGTAGTAGAGGGCCTATTGACTGTTATTTTTCCCCTAGACCTGCTGTTTTGGGAAAAAATATGAGGCAAACTACCATTGATGAAAATAGTCCAGCTAAAAAGGAGTTAAGGGAGCGTGCTTGTGTTGCCATAGCACGATGGATGTATGATGTTGGAATAGCTTTTAATGCTGTGAATTATGATAGCTTTGGGGAAATGATTCGAGcaattggaaattatgggaaagaAATGAAACCTCCAAGTTTTCATGAGGTTAGAGTTCGGTTACTTAACAAAGAAGTGCAAATCATAAATGATCTTCTCGAGTCTCATAAAGAAGAATGGGAAAATTATGGATGTACATTGATGTGTGATGGATGGACGGATAGAAAAGGGAGAACCTTGATTAATTTCTTGGTTAATAGTCCAAAGGGAAGTGTATTTATTAAATCAGTTGATGCAAGTGATGAATCAAAGACAGCGGCATTGTTAGCTAGTTTGATTGAGAAAGAATTGATGGAAATTGGTCCTGAAAAAGTAGTTCAAGTTGTTACAGATAATGCATCAAATAATGTTGCAGcag GGAGAATATTGGAAGCAAATTTTTCTCATCTATATTGGACTCCATGTGCAGCTCATTGTATAGATTTGATGTTGGAGGATATCTTTAAGATCCGTGTTTTCAAAGAAACATTCCGCAAAGCTGTTGAGCTTACTGGTTTCACATATGGCTCTTCAGGAGTTCTAAATATGTTGCGGAAGTTTACTAATGGAGTAGAATTGCTAAGGCCAGGGCAAACTAGATTTGCTACTGCTTTTATTACACTGGGAAGGATTCATCTTCAGAAAGCCAACATTAGAAAAATGTTTACTTCGGAAAGTTGGACAACTAGTAAATGGGCTAAAGAGGTGAAAGGCAAAAAGTGTGAAAGGACGGTTTTGAGTCCTGCCTTCTGGAATCATGTTGTTTATGCTCTTAAGGTTTCCGGTCCTCTTGTTCGTGTGCTTCGACTTGTTGATAATGAAAAAAAACCAGCTATGGGATATATTTATGAAGCCATGGATAGGGCTAAAGAAGCCATTGCCAACTCACTCAATGGCAATGAAGAGAAATACAAGAGCATTTTTGAGATTATTGATGCGAGATGGTCACTTCAATTGCATCGTCCTTTGCATGCTGCTGGATACTTTTTGAATCCTGAATTTTTTTATCCAAATAAGATGAGAATTGAATCTGATGAAGAGGTCAATACAGGATTGCTTTCATGCATtcataaaatggaaaaaaattcaGCAAAAGTTGATATGATTCttgatgaaattgagaaataCAAGGCAGCTGCAGGGACCTTTGGTTTTCCTTCAGCTATTAGAGGAAGAACAACCAAATCTCCAg CTGCTTGGTGGAAAACATATGGTTCTTCAACTCCAAACCTACAAAAGTTTGCTGTAAAGGTTCTGAGTCTCACATGTAGTGCAAGTGGTTGCGAAAGAAATTGGAGTGTATTTGAGCAt CTTCATAGTAAGAAAAGAAATCGGCTATTTCAAGAACGCTTGGACAATTTGGTATATGTGAAGTACAATAGAGCGTTGCTACGCCGACACACTTTTGGGGATATCACAACACCTATTGATTTGGCAAATATTGATGAGAGTAATGAATGGTTGCTTGGTGAATTAGAAAAAGGTGAtggggatgatgatgatgatgattctcTTGTTTTCATGAATGACATATTGACCTGGGGTGATGTTGGTAGAGCAGCTGGAGTTTCTGAATCTCGTTATGAATCGAGAACGGCTGCAAGATCAACACCACCAATTGAAACTCCATCATTTCGAAGGCCTCGTGCAATGACAGGTGCATCCTCTTCGCaagttgatgatgatgaagaggagGAAGAATTTGTGATGGACGTTGTTGAAAATGAAGATGATTTTGGAAATCTTGATGATGAGTAG
- the LOC110660928 gene encoding uncharacterized protein LOC110660928 isoform X2, giving the protein MGDKNNTSGSSASSRRTDPGWAHVIQVSENNTNDLQCMYCMKVYKGGINRIKQHLAGGYKNVIRCPKCPEDVRNQMQEFIAKKREQKSIMNMERPPEFDDVEALGLDENEEEEELMQEIGSERRRQVLEVTGTSAFKKPKVLPPQSSRGPIDCYFSPRPAVLGKNMRQTTIDENSPAKKELRERACVAIARWMYDVGIAFNAVNYDSFGEMIRAIGNYGKEMKPPSFHEVRVRLLNKEVQIINDLLESHKEEWENYGCTLMCDGWTDRKGRTLINFLVNSPKGSVFIKSVDASDESKTAALLASLIEKELMEIGPEKVVQVVTDNASNNVAAGRILEANFSHLYWTPCAAHCIDLMLEDIFKIRVFKETFRKAVELTGFTYGSSGVLNMLRKFTNGVELLRPGQTRFATAFITLGRIHLQKANIRKMFTSESWTTSKWAKEVKGKKCERTVLSPAFWNHVVYALKVSGPLVRVLRLVDNEKKPAMGYIYEAMDRAKEAIANSLNGNEEKYKSIFEIIDARWSLQLHRPLHAAGYFLNPEFFYPNKMRIESDEEVNTGLLSCIHKMEKNSAKVDMILDEIEKYKAAAGTFGFPSAIRGRTTKSPAAWWKTYGSSTPNLQKFAVKVLSLTCSASGCERNWSVFEH; this is encoded by the exons ATGGGTGATAAGAATAATACATCTGGATCTTCTGCTAGTAGTAGAAGAACGGACCCAGGATGGGCACATGTAATTCAAGTTAGTGAAAACAATACCAATGATCTTCAATGCATGTACTGTATGAAAGTTTACAAAGGAGGAATTAATAGAATCAAGCAACATCTTGCTGGAGGTTACAAAAATGTAATTCGGTGTCCAAAATGTCCAGAAGATGTAAGGAATCAAATGCAGGAATTCATTGCTAAAAAAAGAGAGCAAAAATCAATTATGAATATGGAAAGACCacctgaatttgatgatgttgaagcaCTGGGATTAGATGAAAATGAGGAAGAGGAAGAGTTGATGCAAGAAATTGGCAGTGAAAGAAGAAGGCAAGTACTGGAAGTTACAGGTACTAGTGCTTTTAAAAAACCAAAAGTTTTACCACCACAAAGTAGTAGAGGGCCTATTGACTGTTATTTTTCCCCTAGACCTGCTGTTTTGGGAAAAAATATGAGGCAAACTACCATTGATGAAAATAGTCCAGCTAAAAAGGAGTTAAGGGAGCGTGCTTGTGTTGCCATAGCACGATGGATGTATGATGTTGGAATAGCTTTTAATGCTGTGAATTATGATAGCTTTGGGGAAATGATTCGAGcaattggaaattatgggaaagaAATGAAACCTCCAAGTTTTCATGAGGTTAGAGTTCGGTTACTTAACAAAGAAGTGCAAATCATAAATGATCTTCTCGAGTCTCATAAAGAAGAATGGGAAAATTATGGATGTACATTGATGTGTGATGGATGGACGGATAGAAAAGGGAGAACCTTGATTAATTTCTTGGTTAATAGTCCAAAGGGAAGTGTATTTATTAAATCAGTTGATGCAAGTGATGAATCAAAGACAGCGGCATTGTTAGCTAGTTTGATTGAGAAAGAATTGATGGAAATTGGTCCTGAAAAAGTAGTTCAAGTTGTTACAGATAATGCATCAAATAATGTTGCAGcag GGAGAATATTGGAAGCAAATTTTTCTCATCTATATTGGACTCCATGTGCAGCTCATTGTATAGATTTGATGTTGGAGGATATCTTTAAGATCCGTGTTTTCAAAGAAACATTCCGCAAAGCTGTTGAGCTTACTGGTTTCACATATGGCTCTTCAGGAGTTCTAAATATGTTGCGGAAGTTTACTAATGGAGTAGAATTGCTAAGGCCAGGGCAAACTAGATTTGCTACTGCTTTTATTACACTGGGAAGGATTCATCTTCAGAAAGCCAACATTAGAAAAATGTTTACTTCGGAAAGTTGGACAACTAGTAAATGGGCTAAAGAGGTGAAAGGCAAAAAGTGTGAAAGGACGGTTTTGAGTCCTGCCTTCTGGAATCATGTTGTTTATGCTCTTAAGGTTTCCGGTCCTCTTGTTCGTGTGCTTCGACTTGTTGATAATGAAAAAAAACCAGCTATGGGATATATTTATGAAGCCATGGATAGGGCTAAAGAAGCCATTGCCAACTCACTCAATGGCAATGAAGAGAAATACAAGAGCATTTTTGAGATTATTGATGCGAGATGGTCACTTCAATTGCATCGTCCTTTGCATGCTGCTGGATACTTTTTGAATCCTGAATTTTTTTATCCAAATAAGATGAGAATTGAATCTGATGAAGAGGTCAATACAGGATTGCTTTCATGCATtcataaaatggaaaaaaattcaGCAAAAGTTGATATGATTCttgatgaaattgagaaataCAAGGCAGCTGCAGGGACCTTTGGTTTTCCTTCAGCTATTAGAGGAAGAACAACCAAATCTCCAg CTGCTTGGTGGAAAACATATGGTTCTTCAACTCCAAACCTACAAAAGTTTGCTGTAAAGGTTCTGAGTCTCACATGTAGTGCAAGTGGTTGCGAAAGAAATTGGAGTGTATTTGAGCAt TAA